In Brassica napus cultivar Da-Ae chromosome C2, Da-Ae, whole genome shotgun sequence, the sequence aatatcTGACCCGCACAATCCgcaaacaaatatatttatacatgcACCCGTCCCGCTTAATTCTGCAGGTAACCCGTGGGACCCGagagttatatatttttgtaaaaataattatttaatttatttttctaaaaagttactataaataatatatttataattaaaattttatatattaaaaaaaaacaactattatttttcaaaattcctgtattttctaaaaacattttaaaaaaaaattacgggTTGACAGGTACCTGCGATTCTAAATCCACCAATCCGCACTCGCCCTGCATAAAATATTCATAACCCGCACTCGAAAATCGATTTTTTCGAATTGTTCGATCCGTACCCACCCCGCGGCGGGTCAAACGGGGCGCTACCTGCGGGTTAAAACTCAAATTCAGGCCTATACGCAGCCAGACGATCGTGACCATATATAGTGTATGAGTTTGATTGGTATCCCACCTGAATAGCAGAATTGCCAAATaacaaagtaattaaattaattgaacTACAAATATCAcaactaataaaaatatcaaaagtaaAAGCTATTATTATTCATCTAAGTTTATAAACTTTTGATAAgcaaattaataaatacatatttttattttgttaataattaCGCAAATTAATAGAGGCAAAAACATATATCAGATTTTCAGCATTAATGTGCAAATAGAACCgttaacagtttttttttttgtcagcaacataAACAAATTCCGCTAGGACTCTTCAAATCCATCTGGTAATTTTGTATCCATGTTAATGAAAAAGACGATTGATTTCGAACACTCCATGCTAGCTTATCCGCCCTGGTATTATGCGATCTTAAAACATGTATGATTTCTGAGAAAAAATGCATTAACAGTTCAAAGTGGTCCTCCATGCTAGCTTATCCGCCCTGGTATTATGCGATCTTAAAACATGTATGATTTCTGAGAAAAAATGCATTAACAGTTCAAAGTGGTCCATTGAGATATAGATACTCGTAAAGCAAATTtaattattctaatttttttcataatttgcGCTAGCACAAACAAATTAAATTCTCAACTTTTTTTCCTGCATAACATAATTGTAGCGACctataaagaaaaaattgtaaTCAGGAAAAGTGTTAATGCacccaatttttttatttggttgtgaaACTGAAACAAATAAATACACTTTTGATAGTAAGATATTCTAAAAAAGTATCtaacaaatataataatatataaagtgtatgaaaatatttaaaataatattttgaaaattataaaataataataataatataaaattgtatgaATATCTCAAAAGTTGAGAAACCCTTGCAACATAACTCATCAGCTACTCAATCAagtcatatattattatttttattttattagtttttgaaATACTCCTCTACATACTTGTTTTTCCTCCTCTACATATTTTCACTAGATGTattcttatataataaaattgaaccAATCGTATGAATGTAGAAATGGCATTAGAGTTCTTGATAattaaaaaacgaaaattaaTCGGCTCTCATTTTCTCTCATGTGTGTGAGATATCCCGTTGGACATGTTTGgaataattttcaaattaatgGTCGGCATAATTATATTCCAGTGGAAACTGTAAAAGCGGAGAAAGTTGattcaaatttattaaaacatagCATCATGCAATATCGGACATCAGACATCACTAACTTGATTATTACAAGAAAACCAAAACACACCATAACCGCTTTGTGGTGAAAAAACATCAAGGGCATTTGCAGCTTCCGTGTAACAGAAAAAAACTTCTGTAAAAACAAAGCATCGACCCATAACTGACATGATATCAGATATTACTAATTTGACTAGtacaagaaaataaatacaCCATTCTTAATCTTAAGTCGCTTTGAAGTGAAAATTATCAAGGGCACTTGCAGCTTCCGTATAACATGAAAGCGACTTGTTTATTGGCCATCAAGAAACAAGATGTCGCCGGGAATACCGCAAGAGTATCCATCTCAGCGACAGTGCTAGGACGATCTTCTTCCGGTGAGGTATCTTCCTCAAGAATCATTTCGAGGGTTGTGGTAGAGATGAGGCGGCGTGCTCGTGAGGCTGTAGCACGGTGAGGAGTCACGGCAGAGAATGGAGTCAGAGGTTGAGGTGCCAGATTCTGCTGGTCAGGTTGGAAGACGAAAATGGTATTTTGGGTATCAGCCATTTTTATCAATGGGTTTTGTGTTCCTTGTGCTGAACTAATGAGTTAGGGCTTTGAAGTGgaagttttttgttttcttttgggtGTTGTGTTGTTGAATTGGAAGATGATTCCTCTACGTATACGTTTATATAGGAGTTGCATGGACCATATTATTATCCTCAATTATTCTtttcaaaatggtatatttgatGGATATAATTAGAGCGTTAAAGCTGTtagtataataaattaataatgaaaCAGATAAAATAGTTTATCTAAATTaacttttaatctttttttttttgcaataatATAAAACGACTATTTAATAGTTATTtactctctctatgatcctaaaagatccatattctagtttttttcacacattttaataaaacacattaaatttgcataattttgtgtttatcttcttTCCACAATtgtaaaccaataaaaaatcaattagtgcaattaaaatttttgaagtttgcaattagttaataaaacatgcattgaaaatataaaaaaatgaatcttttaaaaataaaatttttctctagaatatgtatctttaagaaacggagggagtactaaATTAAATAATCTACTTTGTAAATGTCATTGTCATTAAACTAAAATTGGATAAAGAATATATTTGCTTTCAATAAGATTGAATTTAATATATACATCCAATGCAAAGGACAAGAAAAAAGGACAGCAGAAACTTTATGAATTAAATGCAAGTTTTAGACATAAGCAAAGAGTTTTCAAAACTCAGCTAGCTTCTTAATTCTtccaaaatccaaaaactaaatagcGGTAGTCTTCTCATTTTCGAGATAAGATGTCTTTCTTGCTACAACGTAGTTTacattttgttctttttatcgCTTTTATAGCCTTcaggtttaaaaaaaatatttttaattcattaattagCGTAAACCTAATTCGCTTTTTCTATAAtacttagaccatgattaatggAGATTCTTAGAGATTGAGTTCTTAACGtaatttaagaaccggttcttaacctttttctttgttaaagtTAAGAACCAGTTCTTAAATTACGCTAAGAACTTCATCTTTAAGAACCTCcattaatcatgttcttaggATAGATTAAATTAATGAGCGTATAACTTGTATATATAGTACTTTTGAGTTCATTTGTATACTTAAAAGTTTTTGTCGTTAAAGTTAGGAAACGTTTCTTACATAACTGCTCGGTGTAGAAAACAAGAATATGCTACGGTTGAATGACATACACTTGGAAGCTTTCAGTCTCCATAATTACCGAAGAAACCACGTTGATTTAAAGAAGAAGCCGTTGGCTAGAATACAACGTTTTCTCCTTTTACGCTTTAATGTGGTTTCATTTTCGTAATTATATTT encodes:
- the BNAC02G40210D gene encoding uncharacterized protein BNAC02G40210D, which codes for MADTQNTIFVFQPDQQNLAPQPLTPFSAVTPHRATASRARRLISTTTLEMILEEDTSPEEDRPSTVAEMDTLAVFPATSCFLMANKQVAFMLYGSCKCP